The Deltaproteobacteria bacterium genomic sequence ATAATGCTCGCCGATCTTACCTTTGCGGGCTATTTCTTTTTCTTCTTTCCGTTCACCAATTGTCACCTGAAGAGTCTTCTCCCGGCCATCACGCACAACTTTGACGTTAGCCTTTTCTCCAATTTTCAGAGCGGCAACAATTCTCAACAGTTCGTGGGTGTCCTGAATTTTCTTTCCGGCAATTTCGATGATGATATCGCCGGTTTTTATACCGGCCTTATCGGCCGGATCACCCTCAAAGACATGACCTACCAGGGCGCCCTTTATGTCTTTCAATTTCAAATTTTCGGCAATATCTTCTGTAATATCCTGTATGGATATTCCTAACCACCCCCGGGTGACGATTCCCTTCGTTTTGAGATCGGCGAGAATACCTTTTGCCGTGTTAATTGGTATGGCAAAACCAATCCCTTGTGCTTGAGCAACAATTGCAGTATTGATACCGACGACTTCACCCTCGATGTTGAAGAGCGGACCGCCACTGTTGCCAAGATTTATGGAGGCATCTGTTTGAATGAAATTATCGTACGGTCCTGAACCGATGACACGCCCCTTTGCACTGACAATTCCTGCTGTGACCGTATGTTCCAGCCCGAAAGGGTTGCCGATGGCAAATACCCATTCACCTGTCCGTAATTTTTCAGAATCTCCGAACTTAACGACGGGGAGACTGTCGGCTGCGTTTATTTTAATCAATGCAATATCTGTATTGGCGTCTCTCCCCTTAACTTCTGCATCGTATTCTTTACCGGTGGCAAGTTTTACTTTTATTTTATCAGCCTTCTCAACAACGTGATTATTGGTAAAGATATAGCCATCACTGGAAATGATGAATCCTGATCCCAGGCTCCGTTGTTTAAATTCCCTTTCGGGTGCGTTTTCAAAAAATCTTCTGAAAAAGTCATCCCCACCGAAAAACCTGGGGGAAGGCATATCGTTTCCGAAGGGATTGTCAAGTCGTTTTTTACTTTTAACGATGGTCGTCGTGCTGATATTGACTACAGTGGGACTCCATTTTTCCACTAAGTCAGCAAAAGAGACAGGTGTTCCCGCCGCTTTTCCTGCCGGAGATGCAAAGGCATTATCTCCATTCAGCTCCTTGGGTAAAAAAGTAAAATCTGCAAAAGGGATAAACAGTAACGAAAACAGAAAAAGAATCACGATAAAGAATTTGTGGGGTTTACTAATCATGGCTATCTATATGAACCTCCCTGATACGAAGAATTGTATGGTATGTCCTGATGGACAAAGATGCTTCACACCTTTAAATAAATATAAACTGGGGGACAGAGTCCCCCAGAAAATCATTCATCTTAAACAGATTTTCCTCCGCATCAACAGCCTACCTTGATGATGACGGCAAGCACATGCGAAAGTATTTATCGCCAACTGATCTATATCCTTATAAGTTTCGGTGTGAGACCGATTACCTATCGGCCTTCAGACCCCTCAGGCACCCCCGTAGCCGATGGTTACTTTATCGCCCTCCACAATGACCGGAACTTGCCGAACACCGCCGGAAATCTTGAGCATCTCCTGTAATTTTGCGCTGTCGGATTTCACATCGAGGTACTTTGCCTTTTTCCCGTAGGCCGACAGGGCCTGGTCTGTGAAAGGTCACCCCGCTTTTCCGTAAATGATAGTCTCCTCCGCCATGATTTTCCCTCCGGTTTTACATTTCTGTCAGGACAGATAAACCTCGCTCACCAACCAGTATAATCTGGGTATGGGTAAGACGGGTGGCTATTACTTTTGCAGTGGCATGCATGAACTTGAATCCTAAGGCACTGTCTTTATTTAGTAATTGCCTGAGTTTTTCTCCATCGAAGGCAATTACTTTCGCATTGTCAATGCATCGAGCCCCTAAGGTATATACATACGGTTCAACAACGGATGACCATCCCATGGCATCTCCCTTTGTGACGATATCCACGGTGACCTGCATGGGGGGTTTAGCGGTACCCATGTAACTCTCCAAGACCATAATAATCTTTCCCTCTTCCACCAGGTAGAGGTTTTTTGCCGGATCTCCCTTCTTGTAAACCTGGAAACCGGCTTTGTACGACTCTTCAGTGGCTATTTCAGCGAATTTCTCTAACTCTCCATCAGCGAATCCCTTAAAAAAACCGAAAGTTTTTAACAGATCTACCGAAATCATGTGTCAGTCCCTCCTTTCTGAAAAAAAGAAACCGGTTTTGGTATTGTTGCCCTTTTATCGCCCTTTTGTCTTTTATGATACCAATCTTTTACGGTTTATGCCATAAAAATTATATTTTGGACGGCTTTGATAAGTAGTTTGAAAAGGGTGCACAAAAGTATTGCACTCATGAGAAAAAATACCTAAAATAAAAAAAGTATGAATGATTTACTTGGTGATCATTAATTGGTTATGGATTAAGTATCCGGTATCTATGAGACGGCAAAATATACTCATATTCTTAGTAATTATTTTTGTTTTGTATGGTTGCGTTACTGTCCCTGAGACGATCAGAGACATCCGGGACCTCAAACAGGATCACATGGTTTACATCGATAAATCTGCTTCCGATCGCGATTGGATAAGTGTCGAAGATCAAAAAAAAATGGACGCCAATTATAATTCTCTCTATTTTGCTCCATGGCGCCGGGAGAAACCCTATTATCAGATAGACATTGTCGAGAGAGGATTTAAGAAGTACAGAAAAAATTTAGGGTATGGTGAAAATGGAAGAAAACATTCGAAATCATGGATGAAAAATATAGTAAACAATGCCCACCTGGAAAATTATCCGAATAGCGGCTTCATAGGTATTACCATTGAAACTGCTGATTTACGAGTTCTGCCCACGCATAAGCCCCGCTTTTTTGATGCAAGCTATTCACATAGTGGATATCCTTTCGATACCCTGCAAGAGTCGTCTATTGCCCCCAATACACCCCTTTTTATATCCCATATGACAAAGGATAAGGCATGGGTTTTAGTCGAAACGCCCTATGCCGTGGGGTGGATGTCAGCAAGAAGTGTGGCCTCCGTGGATAACAATTTTATAAAGACCTGGGAAAGGGGTCAGTATGCGGTTGTCATGAAGGATAAAACCCATCTCTATGATGGAGGCGGCCGTTATTTTTTTAATGCACCATTAGGCGCAATGTTTCCAAAAATGGAGGAAGATGCGAAAAACATCACGCTGTTGGTGGCTGTGGCGGATGAAAACGGCAAGGCATGCATCAAAACTGCTGTTATACCAAAAGAAGCGGCAACATCAAAACCTCTGCAATTAACCATTTTAAATATTGCGAAACTTGCCAACGAACTGATCAATGAACCCTATGGCTGGGGAGGCTTGTATCAGAACAGGGACTGTTCGGCCATGATCAAGGACCTGTTTGCCCCTTTCGGAATCTGGTTACCAAGGCATTCAGCCGATCAGGCAAAAGAGGGAGGGACATTCATAGACCTTCAGAAACTTTCTCCGGAAGAAAAAGAATTGATGATTCTCAAGCACGGCATACCGTATCTGACCCTGATATGGCGCAGAGGGCACATTATGCTGTACATCGGGAGCTATCAGGGTAAGGCACTCATATTTCATAATTTATGGGGAGTCAGAACGAGGGATTTGCTGGGCAGGGAAGGCAGAAGAATAGTCGGCCATGCAGCCATAACAACGCTTAATCCGGGAAGTGAATTCAATCCTAGTGATACTCCCGGGGGTGATTATTTGAAGGGTATTTTGGGTATGACTGTATTGCTAAACCCCCAAAATCCGGAAATAGTCAAACAGTAAAAGGAAATAAATATATGAACAATCTTAATGCTATTTTTTCGCCGGAATCCGTTGCCATTGTAGGCGCCTCCAACACACCGGGAAAGGTAGGGCATGATATTTTTGCCAATATCTTGAGCGGCCACTATCAGGGTACACTGTATCCGGTCAATCCCAAGGCCAGGTCAATTCTCAGTGTCAAAGCATATCCTTCGATCAGTGAAATACCTGATAGCGTGGATCTCGCAATAATGATTCTCCCACCCATGGCTTCCCTTGCCGCAATAGAAGAGGGTATAAAAAAAGGGATAAAGGGATTTGTCATTGTCTCGGCAGGTTTTCGGGAAGTCGGAGGTGAAGGGCTTGAAATTGAAGAAAGGATGGTCTCTGTCTGCAGAGAGGCGGGGGTTCGACTTGTCGGTCCCAACTGCCTCGGTGTGATTAATCCCCTTCCAACCGTCAGTTTGAATGCCAGTTTCTCCGCCCGTATGCCGTCACCCGGCAATATTTCTTTTATTTCCCAGAGCGGAGCGTTATGTACGGCAGTCCTCGATTTTGCCGCAGACAGGGATATCGGTTTTTCAAAGTTTATCTCCATAGGCAACAAGGCGGATGTCGATGAACTGGATCTTTTGCAGTTCTTTCACGAGGATCCTGATACGGCGGTTATCATGCTTTACATAGAAGAACTGCGAAGGGGCGCCGAGTTCATAAGAACCGTAAAAGAGATTACGTCAGGGGCGAGACCGACACCGGTTTTGGCCATAAAGTCGGGACGGACAAAAGCAGGCGCCATGGCTGCGGCTTCTCATACGGGCGCTTTAGCCGGAAGGGACGCAGTATACGATGCTATCTTCAAGCAGGCCGGCATCATCCGGGCTGACTCCATTGATGAGCTTTTTGATTATGCAAACGTTTTTTCCTACAAGCAGGAGAGCAAACTGGGAAAACGGAGAAGAATACTGCCAAGAGGAAACCGTGTTGCCATTGTCACCAATGCAGGAGGACCGGGGATACTGGCAACGGACATGACGGTGTCATCCGACCTTGTCCTTGCCGAATTCCAGAAAGAAACGATTGATGATCTTGCAAGCCACCTGCCGTTGACAGCGAACATTCACAATCCCGTCGATGTCATCGGAGATGCATCCTACGAGCGCTACGAGAATGCGCTCAAGGCAGTGATCAGGGACGACGGGGTCGACGGGGCCCTCGTTATCCTGACACCCCAATCCATGACGGATGCCCTCGGTACGGCACAGGCCATTGTACGGGTTGCGAGAGGAGCCGGGAAACCGATCATATGCTGCTTCATGGGTATATTCGATGTTTCTGCCGGTGTGAAATATCTTCAGGAGAATGGTTACCCCGTTTACAGGTTTCCGGAAAACGCGGCAAAGGCGTTCGGAGTAATTTACCGATATGCCCACTGGCTGCAAAGAGAACATCTCCCGCAGTTTACCCTGACACACGATAGTGTTGGGGCGGCAAACATTATTGCACAGTTTCTTGCTCAAGGGAAAACACATCTGGATGGGTTGGACAGCGTTGAAATTTTGAAGTGTTACGGATTTAATGTCCTGCCGGCGCATCTGGCGAAAAGTGAGGATGAGGCTGCAGAGTACGCGGAAGGCATGACTTTCCCGGTCGTTATGAAGATTACTTCCGAGCAGATCCTCCATAAGACGGATGTATGTGGGGTTGCCTTAGGAATCAGAAGCAAAGAGGAGGCAAAGGCAGCCTTTCGTGAAATAATTGAGAATGCGGGGAAGTTCAGGCCGGATGCCGAAGTTGACGGAGTTATGGTTCAGAAAATGGCCATGCAGGGGGAAGAAATAATTCTCGGCATGAATCGAACTCATTTCGGTCCCTTGCTGATGTTCGGCCTCGGCGGAATCTTTGTTGAGGTTTTTCAGGATGTGGTGTTTCGTCTCGCGCCGATATTGAGAAACGAGGCCCATAGAATGATTCAAGAGATTAAGGGATATAAGCTCCTTACGGGATTTAGAGGGCGTCCGAAAGCGGATATTGAAGCG encodes the following:
- a CDS encoding DegQ family serine endoprotease produces the protein MISKPHKFFIVILFLFSLLFIPFADFTFLPKELNGDNAFASPAGKAAGTPVSFADLVEKWSPTVVNISTTTIVKSKKRLDNPFGNDMPSPRFFGGDDFFRRFFENAPEREFKQRSLGSGFIISSDGYIFTNNHVVEKADKIKVKLATGKEYDAEVKGRDANTDIALIKINAADSLPVVKFGDSEKLRTGEWVFAIGNPFGLEHTVTAGIVSAKGRVIGSGPYDNFIQTDASINLGNSGGPLFNIEGEVVGINTAIVAQAQGIGFAIPINTAKGILADLKTKGIVTRGWLGISIQDITEDIAENLKLKDIKGALVGHVFEGDPADKAGIKTGDIIIEIAGKKIQDTHELLRIVAALKIGEKANVKVVRDGREKTLQVTIGERKEEKEIARKGKIGEHYGMTVQEITPEMAKHLGLSGKGGVIITQVREGSPADDAGLKIQDIILQVNKVNISSLKDFLNEIKKAPQEATLLLLIKRGDMNFFVTVKKESPK
- a CDS encoding UXX-star (seleno)protein family 1, yielding MAEETIIYGKAGUPFTDQALSAYGKKAKYLDVKSDSAKLQEMLKISGGVRQVPVIVEGDKVTIGYGGA
- a CDS encoding cyclic nucleotide-binding domain-containing protein — translated: MISVDLLKTFGFFKGFADGELEKFAEIATEESYKAGFQVYKKGDPAKNLYLVEEGKIIMVLESYMGTAKPPMQVTVDIVTKGDAMGWSSVVEPYVYTLGARCIDNAKVIAFDGEKLRQLLNKDSALGFKFMHATAKVIATRLTHTQIILVGERGLSVLTEM
- a CDS encoding SH3 domain-containing protein, producing the protein MRRQNILIFLVIIFVLYGCVTVPETIRDIRDLKQDHMVYIDKSASDRDWISVEDQKKMDANYNSLYFAPWRREKPYYQIDIVERGFKKYRKNLGYGENGRKHSKSWMKNIVNNAHLENYPNSGFIGITIETADLRVLPTHKPRFFDASYSHSGYPFDTLQESSIAPNTPLFISHMTKDKAWVLVETPYAVGWMSARSVASVDNNFIKTWERGQYAVVMKDKTHLYDGGGRYFFNAPLGAMFPKMEEDAKNITLLVAVADENGKACIKTAVIPKEAATSKPLQLTILNIAKLANELINEPYGWGGLYQNRDCSAMIKDLFAPFGIWLPRHSADQAKEGGTFIDLQKLSPEEKELMILKHGIPYLTLIWRRGHIMLYIGSYQGKALIFHNLWGVRTRDLLGREGRRIVGHAAITTLNPGSEFNPSDTPGGDYLKGILGMTVLLNPQNPEIVKQ
- a CDS encoding acetate--CoA ligase family protein, with protein sequence MNNLNAIFSPESVAIVGASNTPGKVGHDIFANILSGHYQGTLYPVNPKARSILSVKAYPSISEIPDSVDLAIMILPPMASLAAIEEGIKKGIKGFVIVSAGFREVGGEGLEIEERMVSVCREAGVRLVGPNCLGVINPLPTVSLNASFSARMPSPGNISFISQSGALCTAVLDFAADRDIGFSKFISIGNKADVDELDLLQFFHEDPDTAVIMLYIEELRRGAEFIRTVKEITSGARPTPVLAIKSGRTKAGAMAAASHTGALAGRDAVYDAIFKQAGIIRADSIDELFDYANVFSYKQESKLGKRRRILPRGNRVAIVTNAGGPGILATDMTVSSDLVLAEFQKETIDDLASHLPLTANIHNPVDVIGDASYERYENALKAVIRDDGVDGALVILTPQSMTDALGTAQAIVRVARGAGKPIICCFMGIFDVSAGVKYLQENGYPVYRFPENAAKAFGVIYRYAHWLQREHLPQFTLTHDSVGAANIIAQFLAQGKTHLDGLDSVEILKCYGFNVLPAHLAKSEDEAAEYAEGMTFPVVMKITSEQILHKTDVCGVALGIRSKEEAKAAFREIIENAGKFRPDAEVDGVMVQKMAMQGEEIILGMNRTHFGPLLMFGLGGIFVEVFQDVVFRLAPILRNEAHRMIQEIKGYKLLTGFRGRPKADIEAIEKAVVSLSSLVFNHPEIKEMDINPLIVHGEGQGTTVADCRIILEATGNSIKQ